In one Oscillospiraceae bacterium genomic region, the following are encoded:
- the araH gene encoding ABC transporter permease: MTTEVKKQSPLQAVTRVLKKNTMVVALVAVMVLFELLIVFVGGKPVTQALLTPANITNLISQNSYVVILAVGMLMCILTGGNIDLSVGSVVALVGAVAGTLIVNMKMNIYLAIVVCLLVGLAIGVWQAFWIAYMRIPPFIVTLAGMLLWRGLAQVILNGLTISGFPENYLNYFTSYLPGKEAGGGVILTVTLLVGAVVCALFVASQVITRIKRKKKNYETQGMMAFAVKIIFLCAVIMALAIFLGLHKGLPTILILLAVIVLVYGYYTANTVPGRHLYAMGGNEKAAKLSGINTNRTMFFAYTNMAFLAAVAALVVTARFNSAAPSAGNSYELDAIGACFIGGASAYGGTGTVGGAVIGAVFMGVINNGMSILGVDSNWQKAVKGLVLLAAVIFDVVSKRRSQAE, translated from the coding sequence ATGACGACCGAAGTGAAGAAGCAATCCCCGCTCCAAGCTGTGACGCGGGTGCTGAAAAAGAACACCATGGTGGTGGCCCTGGTGGCGGTGATGGTGCTCTTTGAGCTGCTCATCGTCTTTGTGGGCGGCAAGCCTGTCACTCAGGCCCTGCTGACCCCCGCCAACATCACAAACCTCATCAGCCAGAACAGCTACGTGGTCATCCTGGCCGTGGGCATGCTGATGTGCATCCTCACCGGCGGCAACATCGACCTGTCGGTGGGCTCCGTGGTGGCCCTGGTGGGCGCGGTGGCCGGCACCCTTATCGTCAATATGAAGATGAACATCTACCTGGCCATCGTCGTCTGCCTGCTGGTGGGCCTGGCCATTGGCGTGTGGCAGGCCTTCTGGATCGCCTACATGCGCATACCCCCCTTCATCGTCACCCTGGCCGGCATGCTGCTCTGGCGCGGCCTGGCCCAGGTCATCCTGAACGGCCTGACCATCTCCGGCTTCCCTGAGAACTACCTTAACTACTTCACCAGCTACCTGCCCGGAAAGGAGGCCGGCGGCGGGGTCATCCTCACGGTCACCCTGCTGGTGGGCGCGGTGGTGTGCGCCCTGTTCGTGGCCTCCCAGGTCATCACCCGCATCAAGCGCAAGAAAAAGAACTATGAGACCCAGGGCATGATGGCCTTCGCCGTGAAGATCATCTTCCTGTGCGCCGTCATCATGGCCCTGGCCATCTTCCTGGGCCTGCACAAGGGCCTGCCCACCATCCTGATCCTGCTGGCGGTCATCGTGCTGGTGTACGGCTACTACACCGCCAACACCGTGCCCGGCCGCCACCTGTACGCCATGGGCGGCAACGAGAAGGCTGCCAAGCTCTCCGGCATCAACACCAACCGCACCATGTTCTTCGCCTACACCAACATGGCCTTCCTGGCCGCCGTGGCCGCCCTGGTGGTCACCGCCCGCTTCAACTCCGCTGCCCCCTCCGCCGGCAACAGCTACGAGCTGGACGCCATCGGCGCCTGCTTCATCGGCGGCGCGTCGGCCTACGGCGGCACCGGCACCGTGGGCGGGGCCGTCATCGGCGCCGTGTTCATGGGCGTCATCAACAACGGCATGTCCATCCTGGGCGTGGACTCCAACTGGCAGAAGGCCGTCAAGGGCCTGGTGCTGCTGGCCGCCGTCATCTTCGACGTGGTCTCCAAGCGCCGCAGCCAGGCTGAGTAA
- a CDS encoding xylose ABC transporter ATP-binding protein — protein MAKLLLEMRDIIKEFPGVRALDHVNLEVEEGEIHALVGENGAGKSTLMNVLSGIYPFGTYEGDIVYDGQTCKFGKIRDSEEKGIVIIHQELALVPYLTIGENMFLGNEQGKTARIDWDATYDKADKYLKMVGLQESARTQIKDIGVGKQQLVEIAKALAKNVRLLILDEPTASLNETDSQKLLDLLLQFKAQGMTCIIISHKLSEVSYVADKITIIRDGATIETLVKGVDDLHEERIIKGMVGRELTDRFPKRESHIGEVAMQVRDWSVEHPTYAGQMVCRNVNLDVRRGEIVGVSGLMGAGRTELAMSIFGKSYGVNITGKLLLGGREVHLRSVNDAIEHKLAYVTEDRKGNGLILSNPIRVNTTLARMKRISRHGVLDKDMEIKYADEYKEMLHTKCSGIEQDVGNLSGGNQQKVLLAKWMFAEPDVLILDEPTRGIDVGAKYEIYCIMNELVAQGKAVLMISSEMPELLGMCDRIYVMNEGAVVGELTREEASQESIMSCILKSSAGKGEVAV, from the coding sequence TTGGCGAAACTGCTACTGGAAATGCGCGACATCATCAAAGAGTTCCCCGGTGTGCGCGCCCTGGACCACGTGAACCTGGAGGTGGAGGAGGGCGAGATCCACGCCCTGGTGGGGGAGAACGGAGCCGGCAAGTCCACGCTGATGAACGTCCTGTCCGGCATCTACCCCTTTGGCACCTACGAGGGGGACATCGTCTACGACGGACAGACCTGCAAGTTCGGTAAAATCAGGGACAGCGAGGAGAAGGGCATCGTCATCATCCACCAGGAGCTGGCCCTGGTGCCCTACCTGACCATCGGCGAGAACATGTTTTTGGGCAACGAGCAGGGCAAGACCGCCCGCATCGACTGGGACGCCACCTACGACAAGGCGGACAAGTACCTGAAGATGGTGGGGCTGCAGGAGAGCGCCCGCACCCAAATCAAGGACATCGGCGTGGGCAAGCAGCAGCTTGTGGAGATCGCCAAGGCCCTGGCCAAGAACGTGCGGCTGCTGATTCTGGACGAGCCCACAGCCTCCCTCAACGAGACGGACTCCCAGAAGCTGCTGGACCTGCTGCTCCAGTTCAAGGCCCAGGGTATGACGTGCATCATCATCTCCCACAAGCTCTCCGAGGTCTCCTACGTGGCGGATAAGATCACCATCATCCGCGACGGCGCCACCATCGAGACCCTGGTCAAGGGCGTGGACGACCTCCACGAGGAGCGCATCATCAAGGGCATGGTGGGCCGCGAGCTCACCGACCGCTTCCCCAAGCGGGAGAGCCACATCGGCGAGGTGGCCATGCAGGTGCGGGACTGGAGCGTGGAGCACCCCACCTACGCCGGGCAGATGGTGTGCCGGAACGTGAACCTGGACGTGCGCCGGGGCGAGATCGTGGGGGTCAGCGGCCTGATGGGCGCCGGGCGCACCGAGCTTGCCATGAGCATCTTCGGCAAGAGCTACGGCGTGAACATCACGGGCAAGCTCCTGCTGGGGGGCAGGGAGGTCCACCTGCGCAGCGTCAACGACGCCATCGAGCACAAGCTGGCCTACGTCACCGAGGACCGCAAGGGCAACGGCCTTATCCTCTCCAACCCCATCCGGGTGAACACCACCCTGGCGCGCATGAAGCGCATCAGCCGCCACGGCGTGCTGGACAAGGATATGGAGATCAAGTACGCGGACGAGTATAAGGAGATGCTGCACACCAAGTGCTCGGGCATCGAGCAGGACGTGGGCAACCTGTCGGGCGGCAACCAGCAGAAGGTGCTGCTGGCCAAGTGGATGTTCGCCGAGCCCGACGTATTGATTCTGGACGAACCCACCCGCGGCATCGACGTGGGTGCGAAATATGAGATCTACTGCATTATGAACGAGCTGGTGGCCCAGGGCAAGGCCGTGCTGATGATCTCCTCCGAGATGCCGGAGCTGCTGGGCATGTGCGACCGGATCTACGTGATGAACGAGGGGGCCGTGGTGGGTGAGCTGACCCGGGAGGAGGCCAGCCAGGAGTCCATCATGTCCTGTATTCTCAAATCCAGTGCGGGTAAAGGAGAGGTAGCGGTATGA
- the chvE gene encoding multiple sugar-binding periplasmic receptor ChvE → MKKRLLALVLSALMILSLAACSGGGGNASTPAPDNGGTPASSAPAPAPEAGAVKVGVSMPTQSLQRWNQDGSNMKSQLEAAGYEVDLQYAGDNDIPTQVNQLENMINTGCKVLVVASIDGSALTEVLKGAKDAGIPVIAYDRLIMNSDAVSYYATFDNYKVGQFQGNFIKDALDLDNQAGPFNIEVTTGSSDDNNVNFFFGGAMDVLQPYIDAGKLVILSGQTTLAQCATPNWSTEESQKRMENLITSNGYGPDGVKLDAVLCSNDSTANGVTNALLGAGYTAENMPIITGQDCDKPSVKNMLAGTQSMSIFKDTRTLASQVVEMVDCILQGKEVPVNDTKTYDNGTGIIPSFLCDPVACTKDNYKELLIDSGYYTEADLA, encoded by the coding sequence ATGAAAAAAAGACTGCTTGCACTGGTTCTTTCCGCGCTCATGATCCTCTCCCTGGCCGCGTGCAGCGGCGGCGGCGGCAACGCCAGCACCCCCGCGCCCGATAACGGCGGCACCCCCGCCAGCAGCGCCCCCGCGCCCGCCCCCGAGGCCGGCGCCGTCAAGGTCGGCGTGTCCATGCCCACCCAGTCCCTGCAGCGCTGGAACCAGGACGGCTCCAACATGAAGTCCCAGCTGGAGGCCGCCGGCTACGAGGTGGATCTGCAGTACGCGGGCGACAACGACATCCCCACCCAGGTCAACCAGCTTGAGAACATGATCAACACCGGCTGCAAGGTGCTGGTGGTGGCCTCCATCGACGGCTCGGCGCTCACCGAGGTCCTCAAGGGCGCCAAGGACGCGGGCATCCCCGTCATCGCCTACGACCGCCTGATCATGAACTCCGACGCCGTGAGCTACTACGCCACCTTCGACAACTACAAGGTGGGCCAGTTCCAGGGCAACTTCATCAAGGACGCGCTGGATCTGGATAACCAGGCCGGCCCCTTCAACATCGAGGTGACCACCGGCTCCTCCGACGACAACAACGTCAACTTCTTCTTCGGCGGCGCCATGGACGTGCTGCAGCCCTACATCGACGCCGGCAAGCTGGTCATCCTCTCCGGGCAGACCACCCTGGCCCAGTGCGCCACCCCCAACTGGTCCACCGAGGAGTCCCAGAAGCGCATGGAGAACCTCATTACCTCCAACGGCTACGGCCCCGACGGCGTGAAGCTGGACGCGGTGCTCTGCTCCAACGACTCCACCGCCAACGGCGTCACCAACGCCCTGCTGGGCGCGGGCTACACCGCCGAGAACATGCCCATCATCACCGGCCAGGACTGCGACAAGCCCTCCGTCAAGAACATGCTGGCGGGCACCCAGAGCATGTCCATCTTCAAGGACACCCGCACCCTGGCCTCCCAGGTGGTGGAGATGGTGGACTGCATCCTCCAGGGCAAGGAAGTCCCCGTGAACGACACTAAGACCTATGACAACGGCACCGGCATCATCCCCTCCTTCCTGTGCGACCCCGTGGCCTGCACCAAGGACAACTACAAGGAGCTGCTCATCGACTCCGGCTACTACACCGAGGCCGACCTCGCCTAA
- a CDS encoding MerR family transcriptional regulator produces the protein MLTIGAFSQLSRVSARMLRHYDALGLLRPAHRSAETAYRYYDEAQLSTLAKIERLKAYGFPLAEIGGLLRLAPGELARRVQRRRVEAYRELDALRATLRRMEEDIHVMEGTDMLNDSYHVIILEAPAQRVFALRETIPIGQTHALFQRLYAAMEARGLRRAGVAQLLFLGDEFNYESMDVEAQAEAAGEDPGIKTIPARLYAATTHTGPYESVKFAYDALCAWLAEHPEYRVCGPAVERYLKDEGEARSPEELETGVLFPVERIG, from the coding sequence ATGCTCACCATCGGCGCATTTTCACAGCTCAGCCGGGTCTCCGCCCGGATGCTGCGCCACTACGACGCCCTGGGCCTGTTGCGCCCCGCCCACAGGAGCGCGGAGACCGCCTACCGCTACTACGACGAGGCCCAGCTGTCCACCCTGGCGAAGATCGAGCGGCTCAAGGCCTACGGCTTCCCCCTGGCGGAAATCGGCGGCCTGCTGCGGCTCGCGCCCGGGGAGCTGGCCCGGCGGGTCCAGCGCAGGCGGGTGGAGGCCTACCGGGAGCTGGACGCGCTGCGGGCGACCCTGCGCCGCATGGAGGAGGACATCCATGTCATGGAGGGAACCGATATGCTGAACGACAGCTACCACGTAATTATTTTGGAAGCCCCGGCCCAGCGGGTGTTCGCCCTGCGGGAGACCATCCCCATCGGACAGACCCACGCGCTCTTTCAGCGGCTCTACGCCGCCATGGAGGCGCGGGGGCTCCGGCGGGCCGGGGTGGCCCAGCTGCTCTTTCTGGGCGATGAGTTCAACTACGAAAGCATGGACGTGGAGGCCCAGGCGGAGGCGGCGGGGGAGGACCCCGGGATCAAGACCATCCCCGCCCGGCTCTACGCCGCCACCACCCACACGGGCCCCTATGAAAGCGTGAAATTCGCCTACGACGCGCTGTGCGCCTGGCTGGCGGAGCATCCGGAGTACCGGGTGTGCGGTCCCGCGGTGGAGCGATATTTAAAGGACGAGGGGGAGGCCCGCAGCCCGGAGGAGCTGGAGACCGGCGTGCTTTTCCCCGTGGAACGGATTGGGTAA
- a CDS encoding Vat family streptogramin A O-acetyltransferase, giving the protein MGPNPNSIYPNESIKQVVYIKNVITRPNIIVGDYTYYDDVDGAEKFESHVTHHYDFLGDKLIIGKFCALAKGIEFIMNGANHRMNSVTSYPFNIMGGGWEAYAPSMTDLPFKGDTVVGNDVWIGQNVTVLPGVHIGDGAIIAANSVVAKDIPPYCIAAGNPCNVIRRRFDEELIQYLLGLQWWNWDADKIFRNMSALCSGDLKKAKHILD; this is encoded by the coding sequence ATGGGACCAAATCCAAACAGCATATATCCCAACGAGAGTATCAAGCAGGTTGTCTATATAAAAAATGTTATTACCAGGCCGAATATAATTGTAGGAGATTACACCTATTATGACGATGTGGACGGTGCCGAAAAATTTGAAAGCCACGTTACACATCATTATGATTTTCTCGGTGACAAACTGATAATCGGAAAGTTCTGTGCGCTTGCAAAAGGGATTGAATTTATTATGAATGGTGCAAATCACAGAATGAACAGCGTGACGTCTTACCCCTTTAATATCATGGGCGGCGGTTGGGAAGCGTATGCCCCGTCCATGACCGACCTGCCCTTTAAAGGCGATACGGTTGTCGGAAATGATGTCTGGATTGGGCAGAATGTAACGGTATTGCCGGGTGTACACATCGGCGATGGCGCAATCATTGCTGCAAATTCTGTTGTCGCAAAGGACATTCCGCCATATTGCATTGCTGCGGGGAATCCATGCAACGTGATCCGCAGACGTTTTGATGAAGAGCTGATTCAATATTTGCTTGGACTTCAATGGTGGAATTGGGACGCTGATAAGATTTTCAGAAATATGAGCGCTTTGTGCAGTGGAGATTTAAAGAAAGCAAAGCATATTTTAGACTGA
- a CDS encoding short chain dehydrogenase, with product MTVFKDRFAGKTMLVTGGTSGIGKAACLRAGAEGANVVVVGRNAQRGQAVVDEIVQGGGKAIFMAADMTSEASIMALFEQIDALVGPVDLAVNNAGVVGHGERIDEMPTEEWNRVINTNLSGVFFCCREESKRMIARGQGGAIVNVASVAGLTGFYRATAYVASKHAVNGLTKAMASDLAPFNIRVNSINPANTTTPLTDASAAEVKAKLGAAMASGKSLDEAKADTMIGGKTMALIKRNSEPEEQAAAILYLLSDDASFITGAAVGTDGGFTSY from the coding sequence ATGACCGTATTCAAGGACCGCTTTGCCGGGAAGACCATGCTGGTGACCGGGGGCACCTCGGGCATCGGCAAGGCCGCCTGCCTGCGGGCGGGGGCCGAGGGGGCCAACGTCGTCGTCGTGGGCCGCAACGCCCAGCGCGGGCAGGCCGTGGTGGACGAGATCGTCCAGGGCGGCGGCAAGGCCATCTTCATGGCGGCCGACATGACCTCGGAGGCGAGCATCATGGCCCTCTTCGAGCAGATCGACGCGCTGGTGGGGCCCGTGGACCTGGCGGTGAACAACGCAGGCGTGGTGGGCCACGGCGAGCGCATCGACGAGATGCCCACCGAGGAGTGGAACCGGGTCATCAATACCAACCTGAGCGGCGTGTTCTTCTGCTGCCGGGAGGAGTCCAAGCGGATGATCGCCCGTGGCCAGGGCGGCGCCATCGTCAACGTGGCCTCGGTGGCCGGCCTGACCGGCTTCTACCGCGCCACCGCCTACGTGGCCTCCAAGCACGCGGTGAACGGCCTGACCAAGGCCATGGCCAGCGACCTGGCCCCCTTCAACATCCGCGTCAACTCCATCAACCCCGCCAACACCACCACCCCGCTCACCGATGCCTCCGCCGCCGAGGTCAAGGCCAAGCTGGGCGCGGCCATGGCGTCCGGCAAGAGCCTGGACGAGGCCAAGGCCGACACCATGATCGGCGGTAAGACCATGGCCCTCATCAAGCGCAACTCCGAGCCGGAGGAGCAGGCGGCGGCTATCCTCTACCTGCTCAGCGACGACGCCTCCTTCATCACCGGCGCCGCGGTGGGCACCGACGGCGGTTTTACCTCCTACTAA
- a CDS encoding sigma-54-dependent Fis family transcriptional regulator encodes MEALHLSERALHTRGGLLDELMDKVFDVSILVDAQCRIIRISRGAYPVLEQRESMVGRHVSAVDNVSPFTRVIETGRPATGLLLELNGRRSVSSLFPIEDGGRIIGVLGTVLFRSLNAVKEIFSGAGEGEVGEIYQNIARSDSGYTFEDFLGESPPAQALREQCRRAAGSGEPVLVIGETGTGKEIVAGAIHSARHGAAFAPYITLNCTAIPENLLESELFGHEKGAFTGADAARAGKFELAAGGDILLDEIGDMPPALQGKLLRVLESREFERVGGRRVIPFRAGVISATNRNLPAMSRTGQFRADLYYRLSVLEIFLPPLRSRTQDIPLLVDHFSQGRLRLSPAAMDYLRRRPWPGNVRQLKNAVRRLAVWWGGEQITEERVRQALAAGAEGYAEALGEEQDPAGEGACPSLEQAERAAVARALADTAGNVAQAARILGVSRATLYQKKGRYGL; translated from the coding sequence ATGGAGGCGCTGCACCTTTCCGAGCGGGCGCTCCACACCAGGGGCGGCCTGCTGGACGAGCTGATGGACAAGGTGTTCGACGTATCCATCCTGGTGGACGCGCAGTGCAGGATCATCCGCATCAGCCGGGGGGCCTACCCGGTGCTGGAGCAGCGGGAGAGCATGGTGGGCAGACACGTGTCCGCGGTGGACAACGTCTCCCCCTTCACCCGGGTCATCGAGACGGGGCGGCCCGCCACCGGGCTGCTGCTGGAGCTCAACGGCCGCAGGAGCGTGTCCAGCCTCTTCCCCATCGAGGACGGGGGGCGGATCATCGGCGTGCTGGGCACGGTGCTCTTCCGCTCCCTGAACGCGGTGAAGGAGATCTTCTCCGGGGCGGGGGAGGGCGAGGTGGGGGAGATCTACCAGAACATCGCCCGCTCGGACAGCGGCTATACCTTCGAGGACTTTTTGGGGGAGAGCCCACCGGCCCAGGCGCTGCGGGAGCAGTGCCGCCGGGCGGCGGGGAGCGGGGAGCCGGTGCTGGTCATCGGGGAGACGGGCACGGGCAAGGAGATCGTGGCCGGGGCCATCCACAGCGCCCGGCACGGCGCCGCCTTCGCCCCCTATATCACCCTCAACTGCACCGCCATCCCGGAAAACCTGCTGGAGAGCGAGCTCTTCGGCCACGAGAAGGGGGCCTTCACCGGGGCGGACGCGGCCCGGGCCGGGAAATTTGAGCTGGCGGCGGGGGGCGACATCCTGCTGGACGAGATCGGGGACATGCCCCCCGCCCTCCAGGGCAAGCTGCTGCGGGTGCTGGAGTCCCGGGAGTTTGAGCGGGTGGGGGGCAGGCGGGTAATCCCCTTCCGGGCGGGGGTCATCTCGGCCACCAACCGCAACCTGCCCGCCATGAGCCGCACGGGCCAGTTCCGGGCGGATCTGTACTACCGGCTCTCGGTGCTGGAGATTTTCCTGCCGCCGCTGCGCAGCCGGACGCAGGACATCCCGCTGCTGGTGGACCACTTCTCCCAGGGGCGGCTGCGGCTGTCCCCGGCGGCCATGGACTACCTCCGGCGCAGGCCCTGGCCGGGCAACGTGCGCCAGCTCAAGAACGCGGTGCGCCGCCTGGCCGTGTGGTGGGGCGGGGAGCAGATCACCGAGGAGCGGGTGCGCCAGGCCCTCGCCGCCGGGGCGGAGGGCTACGCCGAGGCCCTGGGGGAGGAGCAGGACCCCGCCGGGGAGGGGGCCTGCCCCTCCCTGGAGCAGGCCGAGCGCGCGGCTGTGGCGCGGGCGCTGGCCGACACGGCGGGCAACGTGGCCCAGGCCGCCCGCATTTTGGGGGTGAGCCGGGCCACGCTGTACCAGAAAAAAGGGCGCTACGGCCTTTAG
- a CDS encoding ABC transporter ATP-binding protein: protein MNEKTALSQVSLHLEPGDFATIVGSNGAGKSTLFNAVAGNFFADTGTITLGGEDITFRPEYARSREIGRLFQDPMRGTAPHMTIEENLALAYLRTSKSQRAFFSRVNKKDKEIFREQLALLDMGLEDRMRQPVGLLSGGQRQALTLLMATMVTPKLLLLDEHTAALDPATADKVLALTRNIVAQRSITCLMVTHNMKNALELGNRTLMMDAGRIVLDVGGEERAHMTVEDLLLRFRQGAGKDLDNDRILLS, encoded by the coding sequence GTGAACGAAAAGACCGCCCTCAGCCAGGTGAGCCTGCATCTGGAGCCCGGCGACTTCGCCACCATCGTGGGCTCCAACGGCGCGGGCAAATCCACCCTCTTCAACGCGGTGGCGGGGAACTTTTTCGCCGACACGGGCACCATTACCCTGGGGGGCGAGGACATCACCTTCCGGCCCGAGTACGCCCGCAGCCGGGAGATCGGCCGCCTGTTTCAGGACCCCATGCGGGGCACCGCGCCCCACATGACCATCGAGGAGAACCTGGCCCTGGCCTACCTGCGCACGTCCAAGAGCCAGCGGGCCTTTTTCAGCCGGGTGAACAAGAAGGACAAGGAGATCTTCCGCGAGCAGCTGGCCCTGCTGGACATGGGGCTGGAGGACCGGATGCGCCAGCCGGTGGGCCTGCTGTCCGGCGGGCAGCGCCAGGCCCTCACCCTGCTGATGGCCACCATGGTCACCCCCAAGCTGCTGCTGCTGGACGAGCACACCGCCGCCCTGGACCCCGCCACGGCGGACAAGGTGCTGGCCCTGACCCGGAATATCGTGGCGCAGCGGAGCATCACCTGCCTCATGGTCACCCACAATATGAAAAACGCCCTGGAGCTGGGCAACCGCACCCTGATGATGGACGCGGGGCGCATCGTGCTGGACGTGGGCGGGGAGGAGCGCGCACACATGACGGTGGAGGACCTGCTCCTCCGCTTCCGCCAGGGGGCGGGCAAGGACCTGGACAACGACCGCATCCTGCTCTCATAA
- a CDS encoding ABC transporter permease — translation MLTVIQTALEAGVIYALVALALFLSYTILNIADLTTDGSFTLGCAVSATVCLMGHPVLALPLAMLAGAAAGFVTAFLQTRLGVPSILAGIITNFGLYTVNLSVMGAANVNLFKSDTVFTLAKASGLGGDWYKLTVAALIVLVVCALVVVFLGTRLGLSIRATGDNADMVRASSINPVFTITVGLCLANAMTALSGALIAQYQKSADMNLGTGMVVLGLASLIIGQSVVSRGKPGMMRGVAAVLAGSLIYRAIYAAALKVNVPATYLKLLTAFIVALAISMPALKSWLALQRRRGAAAAERRRS, via the coding sequence ATGCTGACCGTCATACAGACCGCCCTGGAGGCCGGGGTTATCTACGCCCTGGTGGCCCTGGCCCTCTTTCTGAGCTATACCATATTGAATATCGCGGATTTGACCACCGACGGGTCCTTCACCCTGGGCTGCGCCGTGTCGGCCACGGTCTGCCTCATGGGCCACCCCGTGCTGGCCCTGCCCCTGGCCATGCTGGCCGGGGCGGCGGCGGGCTTCGTCACCGCCTTCCTCCAGACCCGGCTGGGGGTGCCCTCCATCCTGGCGGGCATCATCACCAACTTCGGCCTGTACACCGTGAACCTGTCGGTGATGGGCGCGGCCAACGTGAACCTCTTCAAGAGCGACACGGTGTTTACCCTGGCCAAGGCCTCCGGCCTCGGCGGGGACTGGTACAAGCTGACGGTGGCCGCCCTGATCGTGCTGGTGGTCTGCGCCCTGGTGGTGGTCTTTTTGGGCACCCGGCTGGGCCTGTCCATCCGGGCCACCGGGGACAACGCCGACATGGTGCGCGCCTCCTCCATCAACCCCGTGTTCACCATCACCGTGGGCCTTTGCCTGGCCAACGCCATGACCGCCCTCTCCGGCGCCCTCATCGCCCAGTACCAGAAGAGCGCCGATATGAACCTGGGCACCGGCATGGTGGTGCTGGGGCTGGCCAGCCTGATCATCGGCCAGTCGGTGGTCAGCCGGGGCAAGCCGGGCATGATGCGCGGCGTGGCCGCCGTGCTGGCGGGCAGCCTGATCTACCGGGCCATCTACGCCGCCGCCCTCAAGGTCAACGTGCCGGCCACCTACCTCAAGCTGCTCACCGCCTTTATCGTGGCCCTGGCCATCTCCATGCCCGCGCTGAAGAGCTGGCTGGCCCTCCAGCGGCGCCGGGGCGCGGCGGCGGCCGAAAGGAGGCGTTCCTGA
- a CDS encoding ABC transporter substrate-binding protein, with translation MKKLTLKNVLSLAAAAAICLSLAACSGGSGNAATPTPATPAPGSAAPSAQGAGDGYRIAIVQQLDHASLDEIRKAVEAELDAKAAELGISITYTEFNGQNDQSLLNQIGAQVASDGYDAVIPIASLAAQCMVNATEELGTPIIYAAVSDPEIAGLTGIDRVTGTSDALNTPFILDMMLAQNPALKSVGLLYSPSETNSTTPIAEAKAYLDGKGIPYVEKTGTTADEIIAAAASLSGEVDAIFTPTDNSVMAVELTLAETFIEAGVPHYTGADSFVRNGAFTTCGVNYTELGAYTADMALDVLQTGSVPEFHVMDGGIITVNTETAAALGIDYSVFSTMASTVSEVVTTED, from the coding sequence ATGAAAAAGCTCACCCTGAAGAACGTCCTGTCTCTGGCCGCCGCCGCGGCGATCTGCCTGTCCCTGGCCGCCTGCTCCGGCGGCAGCGGCAACGCCGCCACCCCCACCCCCGCCACCCCGGCCCCCGGCAGCGCCGCCCCCTCCGCGCAGGGCGCGGGAGACGGCTACCGCATCGCCATCGTCCAGCAGCTGGACCACGCCTCCCTGGACGAGATCCGCAAGGCCGTGGAGGCCGAGCTGGACGCCAAGGCCGCCGAGCTGGGCATCTCCATCACCTACACCGAGTTTAACGGCCAGAACGACCAGAGCCTGCTGAACCAGATCGGCGCCCAGGTGGCCTCCGACGGGTACGACGCGGTCATCCCCATCGCCTCCCTGGCGGCCCAGTGCATGGTCAACGCCACCGAGGAGCTGGGCACCCCCATCATCTACGCCGCCGTCAGCGACCCCGAGATCGCCGGCCTCACCGGCATCGACCGGGTCACCGGCACCAGCGACGCGCTGAACACCCCCTTCATCCTGGACATGATGCTGGCTCAGAACCCGGCGCTCAAGAGCGTGGGTCTGCTCTACTCCCCCTCCGAGACCAACTCCACCACCCCCATCGCCGAGGCCAAGGCCTACCTGGACGGCAAGGGCATCCCCTACGTGGAGAAGACCGGCACCACCGCCGACGAGATTATCGCCGCCGCCGCCAGCCTGTCCGGCGAGGTGGACGCCATCTTCACCCCCACCGACAACAGCGTCATGGCGGTGGAGCTCACCCTGGCCGAGACCTTCATCGAGGCGGGCGTGCCCCACTACACCGGGGCCGACTCCTTCGTGCGCAACGGCGCCTTCACCACCTGCGGCGTGAACTACACCGAGCTGGGCGCCTACACCGCCGACATGGCCCTGGACGTGCTCCAGACCGGCAGCGTGCCCGAGTTCCACGTGATGGACGGCGGCATCATCACCGTCAACACCGAGACCGCCGCCGCCCTGGGCATCGACTACAGCGTATTCAGCACCATGGCCTCCACCGTCAGCGAAGTGGTGACGACGGAAGATTAA